A region from the Candidatus Buchananbacteria bacterium genome encodes:
- a CDS encoding peptidoglycan DD-metalloendopeptidase family protein, with amino-acid sequence MRRLAKPLGTIGRFFFLKLILPVYKIYSVFKKIFNKFYAPQKIRHHLIHPFSRRYLTHTIIIVISILTLAANLNAYETRRSEYGQTSIVAQLVSDQDLGIVEEEGPLVTSGKVTRYLGETGVEASPTLADNGSADDVLPPTVAGDSAVISPILSPLEQELRQRDKIVYYTIQQGDTISEIAEKFGITASTILWENNLTAYSLIRPGDKLTILPTAGIRHKVARGDTLAKIAKTYGVESDDIIEFNKLASADDLTVGEQLMIPGGKKIETAPTYTFRSFTAPTPATSQPKVVATGKMQWPSTCRRITQYFRLRHSGVDIACPLGSDIYAADSGKVITAQSGWNGGYGTYIIIDHGNGTQTLYGHLSKLYVKVGDAVSKGDVIAAEGSTGRSTGPHNHFEVRVGGARKNPLYYVQ; translated from the coding sequence TTGCGCCGGCTTGCCAAACCGCTTGGAACCATTGGGCGGTTTTTCTTCTTAAAGCTGATTTTACCGGTTTACAAAATCTATTCCGTATTTAAAAAAATTTTTAATAAATTTTACGCTCCGCAAAAAATCAGACATCACCTCATTCATCCGTTTTCACGACGATATCTCACCCATACAATTATCATTGTCATTTCCATCTTAACGCTCGCCGCCAACCTTAATGCCTATGAAACCCGTCGGTCCGAATACGGCCAGACTAGCATCGTTGCTCAATTAGTCAGCGACCAGGACCTGGGCATTGTTGAAGAAGAAGGACCGCTAGTTACCAGCGGCAAAGTCACTCGCTATCTTGGTGAAACCGGCGTTGAAGCTTCACCAACCCTCGCAGATAACGGCTCAGCCGACGATGTATTGCCGCCGACTGTTGCCGGCGACAGCGCTGTCATCAGCCCAATTTTGTCTCCGCTCGAACAAGAACTTCGCCAACGTGATAAAATTGTCTATTACACTATTCAACAAGGAGATACTATTTCAGAAATTGCCGAAAAGTTCGGCATCACGGCCAGTACCATTTTGTGGGAAAATAATCTTACTGCCTACAGCCTAATCCGTCCTGGCGACAAATTAACCATTTTGCCGACCGCGGGCATTCGACACAAAGTCGCCAGAGGCGACACGCTGGCAAAAATTGCCAAAACGTACGGTGTAGAGTCCGACGATATTATTGAATTCAATAAATTAGCTTCCGCTGATGATCTAACAGTTGGCGAACAACTAATGATTCCTGGCGGCAAAAAAATTGAAACTGCTCCAACGTACACATTCCGCAGTTTTACCGCACCAACACCTGCCACTAGCCAACCAAAGGTAGTTGCCACCGGCAAAATGCAGTGGCCCTCAACCTGCCGCCGCATTACCCAATACTTCCGTCTACGTCACTCTGGCGTCGACATTGCCTGTCCGCTTGGGTCTGACATTTATGCCGCTGACTCTGGAAAGGTAATCACCGCCCAGAGCGGCTGGAATGGTGGCTACGGAACTTATATTATTATTGACCATGGTAATGGCACTCAAACACTCTATGGCCATTTAAGCAAACTGTATGTTAAGGTTGGTGACGCCGTCAGTAAGGGAGATGTTATTGCAGCTGAAGGTTCAACTGGACGATCCACTGGACCACATAATCACTTTGAGGTTCGGGTTGGCGGCGCCAGAAAAAATCCGCTCTACTACGTTCAGTAA
- the groL gene encoding chaperonin GroEL (60 kDa chaperone family; promotes refolding of misfolded polypeptides especially under stressful conditions; forms two stacked rings of heptamers to form a barrel-shaped 14mer; ends can be capped by GroES; misfolded proteins enter the barrel where they are refolded when GroES binds) encodes MAKQLLFNEAARGAVKKGIDKVADAVKVSLGPKGRHVVIDRGFGSPVVTNDGVTIAKEIDLEDKFENVGASLIKEVSEKTNDVAGDGTTTATVLAQAMIEEGLKNVAAGTDPIALKSGIQKAVEVAVEGLKKITKEVQDQKEIAQVATISSLDPKVGQMIADVMQEVGNDGVVTVEEGQTFGLEKEVVQGMRFDKGYVSHYMVTNAERMEAVFEDSYILLTDQKISAAADIVPLLEKVAQSGRKELVIIADEIEGEALATFVVNKLRGTFSVLGVKAPGFGDRRKAILEDIAVLTGAQVISEEVGLKLDGVSIDQLGEARKIIASKDYTTIVDGQGDKEAIADRVAQIKREIENTDSDFDREKLQERLAKLTGGVGVIKVGAATETEMKEKKFKIEDALNATKAAIAEGIVPGGGAALAKVANALDSLLKEHKVELTDDEKIGVKIVQKALTSPLRQIAANAGIKDISLILNDITDIKDHKSGYDFANNKKVDMLQAGIVDPMKVTRTALQNAASIASTLITMETVVTDLPQKDDHSHGAGMPGMGGMGMM; translated from the coding sequence ATGGCTAAACAATTACTCTTTAATGAAGCCGCTCGCGGAGCGGTAAAAAAAGGCATCGATAAGGTAGCTGATGCCGTTAAAGTCAGTCTTGGCCCCAAGGGCCGACACGTAGTTATTGATCGCGGTTTTGGTTCGCCGGTAGTAACCAACGACGGCGTCACCATCGCCAAAGAAATTGATTTGGAAGACAAGTTCGAAAATGTCGGAGCCTCATTGATTAAAGAAGTATCGGAGAAAACTAATGATGTTGCCGGTGATGGGACAACCACTGCCACGGTTTTGGCTCAGGCGATGATTGAAGAAGGTTTAAAAAATGTAGCCGCCGGAACTGATCCGATTGCGTTAAAGAGTGGTATCCAAAAAGCGGTTGAAGTTGCTGTTGAGGGGTTGAAAAAAATCACCAAAGAAGTTCAGGATCAAAAAGAAATTGCTCAAGTGGCAACTATTTCTTCGTTGGACCCCAAAGTCGGTCAGATGATTGCTGACGTCATGCAGGAAGTCGGCAATGACGGCGTTGTTACCGTCGAAGAGGGTCAGACATTTGGTTTGGAAAAAGAAGTGGTTCAGGGCATGCGGTTTGATAAAGGATATGTATCGCACTATATGGTAACTAATGCTGAACGCATGGAAGCAGTTTTTGAAGATTCGTATATCTTGTTGACTGATCAAAAAATTTCCGCGGCGGCCGATATTGTGCCGTTACTTGAAAAGGTTGCTCAATCTGGTCGCAAAGAACTGGTAATTATTGCTGATGAAATTGAAGGCGAGGCCTTGGCTACGTTTGTGGTTAATAAATTGCGCGGCACTTTTAGTGTTTTGGGCGTAAAGGCCCCGGGTTTTGGCGATCGTCGCAAAGCAATACTTGAAGATATTGCTGTGTTAACCGGTGCTCAGGTGATTTCCGAAGAAGTAGGCTTAAAGCTTGATGGCGTAAGTATTGATCAGTTGGGTGAGGCGCGAAAAATTATTGCCAGTAAAGATTATACCACTATTGTTGACGGACAAGGTGACAAAGAAGCTATTGCTGACCGAGTGGCTCAGATTAAGCGAGAGATTGAAAATACTGATTCAGATTTCGACCGGGAAAAACTCCAGGAGCGTTTAGCCAAACTAACCGGCGGCGTCGGAGTAATTAAAGTCGGTGCGGCAACTGAAACGGAAATGAAAGAAAAGAAATTTAAGATCGAAGACGCCTTAAATGCCACCAAGGCGGCGATTGCCGAAGGCATTGTCCCTGGCGGCGGAGCGGCATTGGCCAAGGTCGCCAACGCCTTAGACAGCCTGCTTAAAGAGCATAAGGTAGAACTGACTGATGATGAAAAGATTGGCGTTAAAATTGTTCAAAAAGCGTTGACCTCGCCTTTGCGACAGATTGCCGCCAACGCCGGCATTAAAGACATTTCGCTGATTCTTAATGACATTACCGACATCAAAGATCATAAATCAGGCTACGACTTTGCAAATAATAAGAAAGTCGACATGCTCCAGGCGGGAATTGTGGACCCGATGAAAGTAACCAGAACAGCGCTACAGAATGCCGCATCTATTGCTTCAACACTGATTACTATGGAAACGGTAGTTACTGATTTGCCACAAAAAGATGATCATAGTCACGGCGCCGGAATGCCGGGCATGGGTGGCATGGGGATGATGTAA
- a CDS encoding DNA recombination protein RmuC produces the protein MSSVLILVIILVIVVLGFLIAFFMLSRKIADLTGSQKSDQSLLMLQNQINEITKTLDNKLGQSTEVLQRQFSDNLSIVRSVAQELTSLRETNRQVLGVQDQIQKLEKVLTSQKLRGNLGEAGLQLVLENILPPTAYKMQYKFDDGDQVDAAIFTKDGIIPVDAKFSLENYNRIIDEVNEDRRLKLENEFKKDLQKRIDETSKYIKPGLGTLDFAFMFIPAEAIFYDLLVNEIGAVKINTRNLIDYAFKERRVIIVSPTTFAAYLQTVLQGLNALKLEQQTKEIIKRVEMLGRHMNSYGVFLDKLGNSITTSVNMYNTAAKEFKKIDKDVVKISGGSSTFDPLQLDKPSNDK, from the coding sequence ATGAGTTCGGTTTTAATTTTGGTAATCATTTTAGTAATAGTAGTTTTGGGATTTTTAATAGCCTTTTTTATGCTGAGCCGTAAAATTGCCGACTTGACCGGTTCTCAGAAGTCAGACCAGTCTTTGTTAATGTTACAAAATCAAATTAACGAAATTACTAAAACGCTGGATAATAAACTTGGTCAGTCAACGGAAGTATTACAGCGGCAATTTAGTGATAATTTGAGTATTGTTCGTAGTGTGGCGCAGGAGTTAACCAGTTTGCGTGAAACCAACAGACAGGTTCTGGGAGTGCAGGACCAAATTCAAAAATTAGAAAAAGTGTTGACCAGTCAGAAACTGCGAGGCAATCTTGGTGAGGCGGGTTTACAGCTGGTGTTGGAAAATATCTTACCGCCGACCGCATACAAAATGCAGTATAAATTTGATGACGGTGACCAGGTTGATGCCGCCATTTTTACCAAAGACGGCATTATCCCGGTTGATGCTAAGTTTTCTTTGGAAAACTATAACCGTATTATTGACGAGGTAAACGAAGATCGGCGGCTTAAGCTGGAAAATGAATTTAAAAAGGATCTGCAAAAACGCATTGATGAAACCAGTAAATATATTAAACCGGGTTTGGGTACGCTGGATTTTGCGTTTATGTTTATTCCGGCTGAAGCAATTTTTTATGATTTGTTGGTAAACGAAATTGGTGCCGTAAAGATTAATACTCGTAATCTTATTGATTATGCTTTTAAAGAGCGACGGGTGATTATTGTGTCGCCGACCACGTTTGCGGCATATTTGCAAACAGTGTTGCAGGGGTTAAATGCTTTGAAGCTGGAACAGCAGACTAAAGAAATTATTAAACGTGTTGAAATGTTGGGCCGACACATGAATAGCTACGGCGTTTTTTTAGATAAACTTGGTAACAGTATAACTACTTCGGTTAATATGTATAACACTGCCGCCAAAGAATTTAAAAAGATTGATAAGGATGTGGTAAAAATTTCTGGCGGCAGCAGTACGTTTGATCCGCTGCAATTAGATAAACCGTCTAATGACAAATAG
- the lspA gene encoding signal peptidase II — MFKKLFPWLVVALILFLVDRWLKYWFIKNPSEIIGEGFFDGVSFSLAKNAGIAFGFGFNRVALIVITIILILIMFRLLIKSFLEQELTQVVSFILIIVGAFSNLFDRMRFGFVVDYIDVAWFTVFNLADAAITIGVAVLVIVSFLHAKAGQN; from the coding sequence ATGTTTAAAAAATTATTTCCTTGGCTTGTTGTTGCTTTGATTTTATTTCTGGTTGATCGGTGGTTAAAGTATTGGTTTATCAAAAACCCTTCTGAAATTATCGGTGAGGGTTTTTTTGATGGTGTTAGTTTTAGCTTGGCGAAAAATGCCGGTATCGCGTTTGGTTTTGGCTTTAATCGTGTGGCTTTAATCGTAATAACAATTATTTTGATTCTGATTATGTTTCGATTGTTGATTAAATCGTTTCTGGAACAGGAATTAACGCAAGTTGTTAGTTTCATCTTAATTATTGTAGGCGCGTTTTCTAATTTGTTTGATCGTATGCGGTTTGGGTTTGTGGTTGATTATATTGATGTTGCCTGGTTTACCGTTTTTAATCTTGCTGATGCTGCAATTACCATTGGCGTTGCCGTTCTGGTCATTGTTTCTTTTTTACATGCCAAGGCTGGACAAAACTAA
- a CDS encoding YifB family Mg chelatase-like AAA ATPase: protein MSAKVYSAAVLGLNCELVEVEADLSPALPGIFVVGLPDKAVDESRERVRSAIKNSSLLMPRGKVTINLAPADLKKEGPSYDLPIAVSILLASNQIKLDEAQQKLFVGELALDGNLRPINGVLAICLFAKKHAIKEIYLPAANVKEASLVSGLNLYGCQSLKQLVNHFRREETIKQYIAGASSSPELHNSSYDMAYVKGQQHVKRALEIAAAGGHNILMSGPPGSGKTLLAKSMTTILPAMTKDEALDVTMIYSVAGLLSPATPLVTIRPFRSPHHTASGVALVGGGTWPRPGEISLAHRGVLFLDEFPEFSRSVLENLRQPLEDGVISVSRAAGTLQFPAQFMLVAAMNPCPCGYLNDPEHQCICSPSQIINYQKKISGPLLDRIDLHVEVPKVKFDKLTQNVLSEPSSAIRQRVEAARRVAQQRFKDMAIITNAEMSSRLAKEFCTVDDETLNLLRQAVDQLSLSTRSYFRILKLSRTIADLAGEKDIKLEHVAEALQYRPKIE from the coding sequence ATGTCCGCCAAAGTTTATTCCGCCGCTGTTCTCGGTTTGAATTGTGAACTGGTTGAAGTTGAAGCTGATTTAAGCCCGGCGTTGCCCGGTATTTTTGTAGTCGGTTTGCCCGATAAGGCGGTTGATGAATCGCGTGAGCGGGTCAGATCCGCAATTAAAAATTCCAGTTTGTTGATGCCACGCGGTAAAGTGACAATTAATCTCGCTCCGGCTGACTTGAAAAAAGAAGGTCCGTCGTATGATCTGCCGATCGCCGTAAGTATTTTATTGGCGTCAAATCAAATTAAATTGGACGAAGCCCAGCAGAAACTGTTTGTCGGTGAGCTAGCCTTGGACGGCAACTTGCGGCCAATTAACGGAGTTTTGGCGATTTGTCTTTTTGCAAAAAAGCATGCCATTAAAGAGATATATTTACCAGCCGCTAATGTTAAAGAGGCAAGCCTAGTATCGGGGTTGAATTTATATGGTTGTCAGAGTTTGAAACAGTTAGTGAACCATTTTCGTCGAGAGGAAACGATTAAACAGTATATTGCTGGTGCGTCCTCATCTCCGGAGTTACACAATTCATCCTATGATATGGCGTACGTTAAGGGCCAACAACACGTTAAGCGCGCTTTAGAGATTGCGGCTGCTGGCGGCCACAATATTCTTATGAGCGGCCCGCCTGGTTCTGGCAAGACGCTTTTAGCAAAGAGTATGACAACAATTTTGCCGGCGATGACTAAAGATGAAGCCTTAGACGTAACTATGATTTACAGTGTGGCCGGGTTATTGTCACCCGCCACCCCATTGGTGACTATTCGGCCGTTTCGTAGTCCGCATCATACAGCTTCCGGCGTGGCACTGGTGGGCGGCGGCACTTGGCCGCGGCCGGGTGAAATATCATTAGCACATCGCGGAGTGTTGTTTCTGGATGAATTTCCCGAATTCTCACGAAGCGTGTTGGAAAATTTGCGCCAGCCGCTAGAGGATGGCGTGATTTCAGTTTCACGAGCCGCCGGGACACTGCAGTTTCCGGCTCAGTTTATGCTGGTTGCGGCGATGAATCCTTGTCCGTGCGGCTATTTAAATGACCCTGAACATCAGTGTATTTGTTCGCCGTCGCAGATTATCAATTATCAAAAAAAGATTTCCGGCCCGCTGCTTGACCGTATTGATTTGCACGTTGAGGTACCAAAAGTAAAATTTGATAAATTGACTCAAAATGTTTTATCAGAACCTTCTTCGGCGATTCGTCAGCGGGTTGAAGCGGCACGGCGCGTGGCACAACAACGGTTTAAAGATATGGCGATTATTACGAACGCTGAAATGAGTTCACGCCTGGCAAAAGAATTTTGCACGGTTGATGATGAGACGCTAAATTTGTTGCGCCAGGCAGTCGATCAGCTTAGCCTGTCAACCCGATCATATTTTCGGATTCTTAAATTGTCGCGCACTATTGCCGATTTGGCTGGTGAAAAAGATATTAAATTAGAACATGTAGCTGAGGCATTACAATATCGGCCAAAGATTGAATAG
- a CDS encoding O-antigen ligase family protein, producing the protein MARLTKTIEYLFYLFIFLLPWQTRLIWRDASLNGFTWEYGRFSLYGTEILLWVILFLYAAWLIVNRPTAKLTAREYLAYLRQPRVIAYWLVVIFLLLAGFSVIGSIDAVLAYYHWFWLIEAVALFSLIVNFNFSLRRLAVAWVGSAAIQSVFAIWQFFNQYVFANKWLGLAWQFPTQGGSIILQTDSERWLRAYGSLPHPNILAGFLVVALLLLLYLAFSTNTRILLRIFILSSLLVITPALFFSFSRSAWIALIVCLIVLSFWLYRRHDKALNRTFYQIFLLLVLMVVILGLNLTDPLVTRLVGREPLEISSISLRMTFTEQAWNIIQTRPWQGTGVGNYTLGVYHDINSSWPGYYYQPVHNLYLLILAEMGIFGALTFAALLGLLGYMAFRQGPSLEKMIIILSLASCLVISLFDHYFWTLYFGVMVFWVVLALNFRALKGGFDNS; encoded by the coding sequence ATGGCCAGACTAACTAAAACAATTGAATATCTGTTTTATCTTTTTATTTTTTTATTGCCCTGGCAGACGAGATTAATTTGGCGCGACGCTTCACTAAACGGCTTTACGTGGGAGTATGGTCGTTTTAGTCTTTATGGAACCGAAATTTTGCTGTGGGTGATTTTATTTTTGTATGCCGCTTGGCTAATTGTTAATCGCCCGACGGCAAAACTGACCGCTAGAGAATATCTTGCTTATTTGCGTCAGCCACGTGTTATAGCGTATTGGCTGGTAGTGATTTTTTTATTGCTGGCTGGTTTTTCGGTAATCGGGTCAATTGATGCCGTGTTAGCATATTATCACTGGTTTTGGTTGATAGAAGCAGTAGCACTTTTTTCGTTAATAGTTAATTTTAATTTTTCATTGCGCCGCTTGGCGGTAGCTTGGGTTGGTTCGGCGGCGATTCAGTCAGTATTTGCTATTTGGCAATTTTTTAATCAGTATGTGTTTGCGAATAAGTGGCTGGGGCTGGCTTGGCAGTTTCCTACCCAGGGCGGTTCAATTATTTTGCAGACCGATAGCGAGCGCTGGCTTCGGGCATACGGCAGCCTGCCGCATCCAAACATCTTGGCAGGGTTTTTGGTAGTTGCTTTGTTGTTGCTGTTGTATTTGGCATTTTCGACCAACACTCGGATTCTATTACGAATTTTTATTTTAAGCAGTTTACTGGTAATCACGCCGGCGCTGTTTTTTAGTTTTTCCCGCTCAGCCTGGATTGCGCTGATTGTCTGTTTAATCGTGCTGTCATTTTGGCTATACCGTCGCCACGATAAAGCACTAAACCGTACTTTTTATCAAATATTTTTATTACTGGTGCTTATGGTGGTGATTTTAGGATTGAATTTAACCGATCCGCTGGTTACCCGGTTGGTCGGCCGCGAGCCATTGGAAATTAGCTCTATTAGTTTGCGCATGACGTTTACCGAACAGGCCTGGAATATTATTCAAACTCGTCCGTGGCAGGGAACGGGTGTCGGCAATTATACTCTGGGCGTTTATCATGATATTAATAGCAGCTGGCCGGGGTATTATTATCAGCCGGTTCATAATTTGTATCTTTTAATTTTGGCTGAAATGGGGATTTTTGGCGCGCTGACGTTTGCGGCGCTGCTGGGGTTACTTGGGTATATGGCATTTCGTCAAGGGCCATCACTTGAAAAGATGATTATTATTTTAAGCCTGGCTTCATGTTTGGTTATTAGCTTATTTGACCATTATTTTTGGACTTTATATTTTGGTGTTATGGTTTTTTGGGTGGTGCTGGCCTTGAATTTTCGGGCCTTAAAAGGGGGGTTTGACAATTCTTGA
- a CDS encoding glutaredoxin: MFKKFLFIVSLVVIATLGILPTMLSAQVQPVDKVTIEVFERLECTHCQNEKAFLTDLASRRDDFVVNFYDIAETQNRDNWVRLAELKGLPKVTPITIIGTTVIQGFDQPETTGRYFEQLIDDNKTKPRLTLEEFLNQGASGEVQKANEGCDEHSDTCSIGSSAVPLFVSLPFIGPIDVEGFSLGGLSMVLGFVDGFNPCAMWVLVTFLIVLAQVGDRRRMWQVAGLFIVAEAIMYYLILNVWFTAWDFVGLDGVITPLVGLVAIGGGIFFLYEWRKSDGTCKVTNYEQRSKTSRKIRDLVSQPFTILTVVGVIALAFSVNIIEFACSIGIPQAYTKIIELNNPGFWLTQWFMGLYILFYMVDDLIVFGIALYSFEKIGLTTKYSKWSNLVGGILMIMLGLILIFKRSWLVF, translated from the coding sequence ATGTTTAAAAAATTTTTATTTATCGTTTCGCTTGTAGTTATTGCAACGCTTGGTATTTTACCAACAATGCTATCCGCTCAAGTTCAACCTGTAGACAAGGTGACCATTGAAGTCTTTGAACGGTTGGAATGTACGCATTGCCAGAACGAAAAAGCATTTTTGACCGATCTAGCTTCGCGCCGCGACGATTTTGTTGTTAATTTTTATGACATCGCCGAAACTCAAAATCGTGATAATTGGGTTAGACTTGCCGAGTTAAAGGGTTTACCGAAAGTAACGCCAATTACCATTATTGGTACTACTGTTATTCAGGGTTTTGACCAGCCTGAAACAACCGGACGCTATTTTGAACAGTTGATTGATGATAATAAGACGAAGCCGCGTCTTACTTTAGAAGAATTTTTAAATCAAGGTGCATCGGGGGAAGTGCAGAAAGCCAATGAGGGGTGCGACGAACACTCGGACACTTGCAGCATCGGCTCTAGTGCCGTGCCTCTTTTTGTGAGCTTGCCGTTTATCGGCCCTATTGATGTTGAAGGTTTTTCGCTCGGCGGCCTCTCGATGGTGTTGGGGTTTGTTGACGGGTTTAATCCATGTGCCATGTGGGTTTTGGTTACTTTTTTGATTGTGCTAGCACAGGTTGGTGATCGCCGTCGGATGTGGCAAGTTGCCGGGCTGTTTATTGTGGCTGAAGCAATCATGTATTATTTGATATTAAATGTTTGGTTTACGGCTTGGGATTTTGTCGGTCTGGACGGTGTTATTACTCCACTCGTTGGTTTGGTTGCGATTGGCGGAGGTATTTTCTTTTTGTATGAATGGCGTAAATCTGACGGAACTTGCAAGGTAACTAACTACGAGCAGCGTTCCAAGACCTCGCGAAAAATCCGTGATTTGGTTTCGCAACCGTTTACTATTTTGACTGTTGTGGGCGTTATTGCTTTGGCATTTTCAGTTAATATTATTGAATTTGCCTGTTCAATTGGCATTCCTCAGGCATATACCAAAATTATTGAGCTTAACAATCCCGGATTTTGGCTGACGCAGTGGTTTATGGGGCTCTACATTTTGTTTTATATGGTTGATGATTTAATTGTTTTTGGTATTGCGTTGTACAGCTTTGAAAAAATTGGACTTACGACTAAATATTCCAAATGGTCTAATCTAGTTGGCGGTATATTGATGATCATGTTGGGGTTGATTTTGATATTTAAGCGCAGCTGGCTGGTTTTTTAG
- a CDS encoding co-chaperone GroES, with amino-acid sequence MKLKPLGDRIVVEPVTEAETTKSGIVLPATIDKEKKAEGKIIAIGDGDDIKKLGLKTGDRVLFGKYAGEEVKVDGVEYKILTDEDVLAVIE; translated from the coding sequence ATGAAATTAAAACCACTAGGAGATCGTATCGTGGTTGAACCTGTGACCGAGGCCGAAACTACTAAATCAGGCATTGTGTTGCCGGCTACCATCGATAAAGAAAAAAAAGCTGAAGGTAAAATTATTGCCATTGGCGACGGTGATGACATTAAAAAGCTTGGATTAAAAACCGGAGATCGGGTGCTGTTTGGTAAATATGCCGGTGAAGAAGTGAAAGTTGATGGCGTTGAATATAAAATTTTGACGGATGAGGACGTTTTGGCAGTCATTGAATAA